A region of Mesorhizobium sp. AR02 DNA encodes the following proteins:
- a CDS encoding Dyp-type peroxidase: MAIDLTKPLSWKSASHDEQRMLAALQGNILKGHGRPATVNIFFKITAAKKREMRAALREIANYHATSAYQQLLEADNFHATGKSGRPFVSVFLSATGYSALGVASGAIPADPGFRTGMKAAVLGDPPVASWETPFRGKIDGMVLVGSENDTALRLKRDAIATLLTDAGAIIVKEQNGRAIFNKANDGIEHFGYVDGRSQPLMLVEDSAKEARDAGIAEWDPEASLDVALVPDPGSADGISFGSYFIFRKLDQNVRMFKRREQELATALGFSGEDRELAGAMVVGRFEDGTPVTLSDEAKAVNPPNDFNYNNDKGARCPFQAHIRKVNPRGTGGFETPENERKHLMPRRGIPYEDVPRQVHPSDIPDSKSLAEFDAKVGPLLPTGEVGLLFMAYNRELATQFEFTQQTWANNPTFPASGQPSKLDPIIGQGPVAGQHWQKEWDNLAAGDATLSFQGFVKMQGGEYFFAPSLIFLRSL; encoded by the coding sequence ATGGCGATAGATCTTACGAAGCCGCTCTCCTGGAAGAGCGCCAGCCACGACGAGCAGAGGATGCTTGCTGCGCTGCAGGGAAATATCCTGAAAGGCCATGGTCGGCCCGCCACCGTGAACATCTTTTTCAAGATAACGGCTGCCAAGAAGCGCGAGATGCGAGCTGCCCTGCGTGAGATCGCAAACTATCACGCCACCAGCGCCTATCAGCAATTGCTCGAAGCAGATAATTTTCATGCAACCGGCAAGTCGGGTAGGCCGTTTGTCTCGGTTTTCCTTTCTGCCACCGGCTATTCTGCTCTTGGAGTGGCCTCCGGCGCCATTCCAGCCGATCCGGGTTTCAGAACAGGCATGAAAGCGGCCGTATTGGGCGATCCTCCTGTTGCTTCCTGGGAGACGCCGTTCCGAGGCAAGATCGATGGAATGGTTCTTGTGGGCAGCGAAAACGATACGGCTTTGCGCCTGAAACGCGATGCGATCGCGACGCTCCTGACTGATGCCGGAGCCATAATCGTCAAGGAGCAGAACGGCAGAGCCATTTTCAACAAGGCCAATGATGGCATTGAGCATTTCGGCTATGTGGATGGCCGGAGTCAGCCTTTGATGCTTGTGGAAGACAGCGCCAAGGAAGCACGCGATGCAGGCATCGCTGAATGGGATCCGGAGGCCTCTCTCGACGTTGCTCTGGTCCCGGATCCAGGTTCCGCTGACGGAATAAGTTTTGGAAGTTACTTTATTTTCCGCAAGCTGGATCAGAACGTGCGCATGTTCAAACGCAGAGAGCAGGAATTGGCAACCGCACTCGGCTTCTCCGGTGAAGATCGTGAATTGGCCGGAGCAATGGTGGTGGGGCGGTTCGAAGACGGCACCCCGGTGACACTCTCGGACGAAGCAAAGGCGGTCAATCCGCCCAACGACTTCAACTATAACAACGACAAAGGCGCACGGTGTCCGTTCCAGGCTCATATCCGCAAAGTCAATCCGCGCGGCACCGGCGGCTTTGAAACGCCGGAGAATGAACGCAAGCATCTGATGCCGCGCCGCGGTATCCCCTATGAGGATGTTCCCCGGCAGGTTCACCCTTCGGATATTCCTGACAGCAAGTCGCTCGCGGAATTTGATGCGAAGGTAGGTCCGCTGCTGCCGACCGGCGAGGTGGGGCTTCTCTTCATGGCCTACAATCGCGAACTGGCCACGCAGTTCGAATTCACGCAGCAGACTTGGGCCAACAACCCTACCTTTCCCGCGAGCGGGCAACCGTCGAAACTCGACCCCATCATTGGCCAAGGCCCTGTCGCTGGGCAACATTGGCAAAAAGAGTGGGACAACCTGGCTGCTGGAGACGCAACGCTGTCTTTTCAGGGTTTCGTCA
- a CDS encoding DUF6460 domain-containing protein encodes MSALTRFLGDSPLRVILKLLVVSFLVGLVMNAFGWSPMDVFYGIQKFFMDLWNLGFHAIDRFLGYILLGAAIVVPAFILLRIANYRK; translated from the coding sequence TTGTCCGCACTGACGCGCTTTCTCGGCGACTCGCCGCTCAGGGTGATCCTGAAGCTGCTGGTGGTGTCGTTCCTCGTCGGCCTTGTCATGAATGCCTTCGGCTGGTCGCCGATGGATGTGTTCTACGGTATCCAGAAATTCTTCATGGACCTGTGGAACCTGGGCTTCCACGCCATCGACCGCTTCCTCGGTTACATCCTGCTGGGTGCCGCGATCGTGGTGCCGGCCTTCATCCTGCTCAGGATCGCCAACTACCGGAAGTAG